Proteins from a genomic interval of Rhodococcoides fascians A25f:
- the secF gene encoding protein translocase subunit SecF produces MSDTTTSTPSPLDDSSVDQSTQPKHSWLSRLYTGTGAFDIVGRRRFYYILTGVIVLVCLLSFLVRGFTLGIDFEGGTRIALPAADNISTEQVETVYNDSLGMPPVSVQTVGSGAAATVQIRSEALDPGEVDSLRQALFQAFEPQDNSGTATPNAISVSDVSETWGGQITQKALIALAVFLVIVSIYIAVRYERDMAFAALAALGFDLVVTAGVYSIVGFEVTPATVIGLLTILGFSLYDSVVVFDKVEENTRGILNLHRKTYAEQANLAVNQTLMRSINTTVIGVLPVIALMIVAVWLLGVGTLKDLALVQLVGMIVGAYSSIFFATPLLVTLKEKWGPVAAHTRKVHSKRADAAARAAGLAPEPVAVGVSTTKASTPQPGNRPTGKRNKKRR; encoded by the coding sequence ATGTCGGATACGACCACGTCGACCCCATCGCCCCTCGACGACTCGAGTGTCGACCAGTCCACCCAGCCCAAGCACAGCTGGCTGTCCAGGCTCTACACCGGAACCGGTGCCTTCGACATCGTCGGTCGTCGCCGCTTCTACTACATCCTCACCGGTGTCATCGTGTTGGTGTGCCTGCTGAGCTTCCTCGTGCGCGGATTCACGCTCGGCATCGATTTCGAGGGCGGGACTCGTATTGCCCTGCCGGCCGCCGACAACATCTCCACCGAGCAGGTCGAAACCGTGTACAACGACTCGCTGGGTATGCCCCCGGTGTCGGTGCAGACGGTCGGCTCGGGCGCGGCAGCAACGGTGCAGATTCGCTCCGAGGCTCTCGACCCCGGTGAAGTGGACAGCTTGCGTCAGGCGTTGTTCCAGGCCTTCGAGCCGCAGGACAACAGCGGCACCGCTACTCCCAATGCGATCAGCGTGTCCGACGTCAGTGAGACCTGGGGTGGCCAGATCACCCAGAAGGCGTTGATCGCACTCGCGGTGTTCCTGGTCATCGTCAGCATCTACATCGCTGTCCGATACGAACGGGATATGGCGTTCGCCGCTCTGGCTGCTCTGGGATTCGACCTCGTCGTCACGGCAGGCGTGTATTCGATCGTCGGGTTCGAGGTGACTCCTGCGACGGTCATCGGACTGCTGACGATCCTCGGTTTCTCGCTGTACGACTCGGTGGTGGTGTTCGACAAGGTCGAGGAAAACACTCGCGGGATCTTGAACCTGCACCGCAAGACGTACGCAGAGCAGGCCAACCTCGCCGTCAACCAGACCCTGATGCGCTCGATCAACACGACCGTCATCGGTGTTCTGCCGGTGATCGCGCTCATGATCGTCGCGGTCTGGCTGCTCGGAGTCGGCACACTCAAGGACCTGGCGCTGGTGCAGCTCGTCGGCATGATCGTCGGTGCCTACTCGTCCATCTTCTTCGCTACTCCGCTGCTGGTGACGCTCAAGGAGAAGTGGGGCCCGGTGGCTGCGCACACACGCAAGGTCCACTCCAAGCGGGCCGATGCGGCTGCCCGCGCGGCCGGTCTCGCTCCCGAACCGGTGGCCGTCGGAGTGTCCACCACCAAGGCGTCCACTCCGCAGCCGGGTAACCGGCCCACCGGAAAGCGAAACAAGAAGCGACGGTAG
- the secD gene encoding protein translocase subunit SecD, whose amino-acid sequence MAPTSGPVRPARYLAVFAVLIAAVYALVFFTGDKDPSPKLGIDLQGGTRVTLTARTPDGNAPTQDSLKQAQQIIETRVNGLGVTGSEVVVDGDNLVITVPGDDSSQARTLGQTARLFIRPVVGSVAPSAGQGAGSQQTPADPAAPVDPAAPTDPAAPAADPAAPAADPAAPAADPAAPAAPQSRVFPAQDPSAVDPTPATDAPATDAPATDAPATDDPAADASLSDADRAAQEIADAKTLRQSEDQQIQQLAMQSLDCNAADPLAGNDDPALPLVACSTDGTAVYLLGPTIIDGQQIADATSGFDSQQAQFQVSLTFDSDGSNTWAQFTAANLQKQAAFVLDSKVISAPVIQGATPAGSATSITGNFNAQSASELANTLKYGSLPLSFVSSEAETVSATLGLASLEAGLIAGAIGLALVLVYCLLYYRALGLLTALSLALAGLVVYGIIVLLGRWISFTLDLAGIAGLIIGIGMTADSFVVFFERIKDEIREGRSFRSAVPRGWARARKTILSGNAVSFIAAAVLYVLAVGQVRGFAFTLGLTTILDIIVVVLVTWPLVYLASKSKFWSKPSVNGLGAVQQIALERKRAANKALAVKTGTTPSKEA is encoded by the coding sequence GTGGCACCTACCAGCGGACCGGTGCGTCCCGCCCGCTATCTCGCCGTTTTTGCGGTGCTGATAGCAGCGGTGTATGCCCTGGTCTTCTTCACCGGAGACAAAGACCCCTCGCCGAAGCTGGGAATCGACCTGCAGGGCGGCACGCGCGTGACACTCACCGCGCGAACCCCCGACGGCAATGCGCCGACGCAGGACAGCCTGAAGCAGGCGCAGCAGATCATCGAGACTCGCGTCAACGGTCTCGGTGTCACGGGCTCCGAGGTGGTCGTCGACGGTGACAACCTCGTCATCACGGTGCCCGGTGACGACAGTTCTCAAGCGCGCACTCTGGGCCAGACTGCACGACTGTTCATCCGACCCGTGGTGGGATCGGTTGCCCCGTCGGCGGGCCAGGGTGCAGGGTCGCAGCAAACGCCGGCCGATCCCGCCGCGCCGGTCGATCCGGCCGCTCCTACAGATCCCGCCGCTCCTGCTGCAGATCCCGCCGCTCCTGCTGCAGATCCCGCCGCTCCTGCTGCAGATCCCGCCGCACCGGCCGCTCCTCAGAGTCGCGTCTTCCCGGCGCAGGATCCGTCTGCGGTGGATCCGACGCCTGCGACCGACGCGCCCGCGACCGACGCGCCTGCGACCGATGCACCCGCGACCGACGATCCCGCCGCGGATGCGTCGCTGTCGGACGCCGATCGTGCTGCTCAGGAGATCGCCGACGCCAAGACGCTGCGGCAGAGCGAGGATCAGCAGATTCAGCAATTGGCGATGCAGTCCCTCGACTGCAACGCGGCCGACCCACTCGCAGGCAACGACGATCCGGCTCTTCCGCTCGTCGCGTGCTCGACCGACGGGACTGCCGTCTACCTGCTCGGCCCGACGATCATCGACGGGCAGCAGATCGCCGACGCGACCTCCGGATTCGACAGCCAGCAGGCCCAGTTTCAGGTGAGCCTGACGTTCGACTCGGACGGTTCCAACACGTGGGCTCAGTTCACCGCCGCCAACCTGCAGAAGCAGGCCGCATTCGTGCTGGACTCGAAGGTGATCAGTGCGCCGGTCATCCAGGGTGCCACCCCCGCGGGCAGCGCCACCTCGATCACCGGAAACTTCAACGCCCAGAGTGCTTCAGAGCTGGCCAACACCCTCAAGTACGGCTCTCTACCGCTGTCCTTCGTATCCTCCGAGGCCGAAACTGTCTCGGCCACACTGGGATTGGCTTCGCTGGAAGCCGGCCTCATCGCTGGAGCCATCGGACTGGCGCTCGTATTGGTCTACTGCCTGCTCTATTACCGCGCCCTGGGTCTGCTCACGGCGCTGTCGTTGGCGCTGGCGGGTCTCGTCGTCTACGGAATCATCGTTCTGTTGGGCAGGTGGATCAGCTTCACCCTGGACCTTGCAGGAATTGCCGGACTCATCATCGGCATCGGTATGACCGCGGACTCCTTCGTAGTGTTCTTCGAGCGCATCAAGGACGAAATTCGTGAGGGTCGCAGCTTCCGGTCTGCAGTACCACGCGGTTGGGCACGCGCACGCAAAACCATCCTGTCCGGCAACGCGGTCAGCTTCATCGCGGCCGCGGTGCTGTACGTACTCGCTGTGGGGCAGGTCCGCGGCTTCGCCTTCACCCTCGGTCTGACGACGATCCTCGACATCATCGTCGTGGTGCTGGTGACCTGGCCACTGGTGTACCTGGCGTCGAAGTCGAAATTCTGGTCCAAGCCGTCCGTCAACGGTCTCGGTGCCGTCCAGCAGATCGCACTCGAACGAAAGCGTGCAGCCAACAAGGCGCTCGCCGTCAAGACCGGCACCACGCCGTCGAAGGAGGCATGA
- the yajC gene encoding preprotein translocase subunit YajC encodes MDLLFPLLIVALLVPLFLNARRQKKVLAKTTEMQDSLKVGDEVVTTTGLYARVVLVEDDTIDLEIADGVITTWSRAVVREVLPDGSEFDDTEFETATDADIASLDSSTSAGPSLHKTDVSGPDETVEQTAKRLEKE; translated from the coding sequence ATGGATTTGCTGTTTCCGCTGCTGATCGTGGCCCTTCTGGTACCGCTGTTTCTCAATGCGCGTCGACAGAAGAAGGTGCTGGCCAAAACCACGGAGATGCAGGACTCGCTCAAGGTGGGCGACGAGGTCGTCACCACAACAGGCCTGTACGCCCGCGTGGTTCTGGTCGAGGACGACACGATCGACCTCGAGATCGCGGACGGCGTCATCACCACCTGGTCTCGCGCCGTAGTACGCGAGGTGTTGCCCGATGGCTCCGAATTCGACGACACCGAGTTCGAGACCGCCACCGACGCCGACATCGCGTCCCTCGACTCGAGCACCAGCGCAGGGCCGTCGTTGCACAAGACGGACGTCAGCGGGCCCGACGAGACCGTGGAACAGACGGCGAAGCGGCTCGAAAAAGAGTGA
- the ruvB gene encoding Holliday junction branch migration DNA helicase RuvB, translated as MSDDLDVETSLRPKNLTDFIGQPRVREQLQLVLSGAKMRGGTPDHILMSGPPGLGKTSMAMIIAAELGTSLRLTSGPALERAGDLAAMLSNLVEGDVLFIDEIHRIARPAEEMLYLAMEDFRVDVIVGKGPGATSIPLEVAPFTLVGATTRSGALTGPLRDRFGFVAHMDFYEPSELERILMRSAGILGVPIDRDGCAEIAGRSRGTPRIANRLLRRVRDYADVRGDGTVTRDTAKAALVVYDVDKLGLDRLDRAVLSALIRSFGGGPVGVSTLAVAVGEEPSTVEEVCEPFLVRAGMIARTPRGRVATATAWQHLGLTPPPDLAVGGISVRSSEAAQGLFD; from the coding sequence ATGTCCGACGACCTGGATGTCGAGACGAGCCTGCGTCCGAAGAACCTCACCGATTTCATCGGTCAGCCCCGGGTACGTGAGCAGCTCCAGCTCGTACTGTCCGGTGCCAAGATGCGCGGCGGCACTCCCGATCACATCCTGATGTCCGGGCCGCCGGGGCTCGGCAAGACCAGTATGGCGATGATCATCGCCGCCGAGTTGGGAACCTCGCTGCGGCTCACGTCCGGGCCGGCGCTCGAGCGCGCCGGGGACCTGGCAGCGATGCTCAGCAACCTGGTCGAGGGAGACGTGCTGTTCATCGACGAGATCCATCGCATCGCCCGTCCGGCCGAGGAGATGCTGTATCTGGCGATGGAGGACTTCCGCGTCGACGTCATCGTCGGTAAGGGGCCGGGTGCGACGTCGATACCGCTCGAGGTGGCTCCGTTCACGCTCGTCGGAGCGACCACCAGGTCGGGTGCTCTCACCGGGCCGCTGCGTGACCGATTCGGCTTCGTGGCGCACATGGATTTCTACGAGCCGAGCGAGCTCGAGCGCATCCTCATGCGGTCGGCCGGAATACTCGGGGTGCCGATCGACCGAGACGGCTGCGCCGAGATCGCCGGCCGTTCGCGTGGCACTCCACGTATCGCGAACCGATTGCTCCGGCGAGTGCGCGACTACGCGGATGTGCGGGGCGACGGCACCGTCACCCGGGACACGGCCAAAGCGGCTCTGGTGGTGTACGACGTCGACAAGCTCGGCCTCGACCGACTCGACCGTGCCGTCCTCAGCGCACTCATCCGCAGCTTCGGCGGGGGACCGGTCGGCGTATCGACGCTGGCCGTAGCCGTCGGTGAGGAACCCTCGACGGTCGAGGAAGTGTGTGAACCCTTCCTGGTGCGCGCAGGCATGATCGCCCGAACACCGCGAGGCCGCGTTGCCACTGCCACCGCGTGGCAACATCTCGGTCTGACCCCGCCACCGGACCTCGCGGTAGGGGGAATTTCGGTCCGATCCTCGGAGGCTGCGCAGGGATTATTCGACTGA
- the ruvA gene encoding Holliday junction branch migration protein RuvA, translating to MIASIRGSVIDIALDHAVLEAAGVGYRISATPATLATLHRGSESTLLTTMIVREDSQTLYGFPDKESRELFELLLTVSGVGPRIAMATLAVHEPDALRTALADSDIGALTRVPGIGKRGAERMVVELRDKVDAVVGRAGNSVLPGSGAGNSVRDQIVEALIGLGFPAKQAEESTDAVLAQQPEATTSIALRSALAYLGKSR from the coding sequence ATGATCGCATCGATCAGAGGCTCGGTGATCGACATCGCGCTCGATCACGCCGTGCTCGAGGCTGCCGGCGTCGGATACCGCATCAGCGCCACTCCGGCGACGCTGGCCACGCTGCACCGGGGGAGCGAATCGACGCTCCTGACAACCATGATCGTGCGCGAGGACTCGCAGACGCTGTACGGGTTTCCGGACAAGGAGTCACGCGAGCTGTTCGAGTTGCTCCTCACCGTGTCGGGCGTCGGACCGCGAATCGCGATGGCCACGCTCGCCGTGCACGAACCGGATGCGCTGCGAACGGCGTTGGCGGACAGTGACATCGGAGCACTGACGAGGGTTCCCGGAATCGGCAAACGTGGCGCGGAGAGAATGGTCGTCGAATTGCGCGACAAGGTGGACGCAGTGGTCGGCCGCGCTGGTAATTCGGTTCTGCCAGGATCCGGTGCCGGAAATTCGGTGCGCGATCAGATAGTCGAGGCGCTGATCGGGCTCGGATTCCCGGCGAAGCAGGCGGAGGAGTCCACCGACGCGGTACTTGCCCAGCAGCCGGAGGCCACGACGTCGATTGCACTGAGGTCGGCCCTGGCGTACCTCGGAAAGTCCAGGTAG
- the ruvC gene encoding crossover junction endodeoxyribonuclease RuvC, whose translation MRVMGVDPGLTRCGLSLIEGGVGRSVVALDVDVVRTPADMDLAQRLLRISEAAEYWLDTHKPSVVAIERVFAQHNVRTAMGTAQAGGVIALAAARRGIDVCFHTPSEVKAAVTGNGSADKAQVTAMVMRILGLQTAPTPADAADALALGICHCWRAPMIARMAKAEAMAAEQKRKYDARLAEERKARAVVARRIEKMAKKEAGAR comes from the coding sequence GTGCGGGTGATGGGTGTCGACCCCGGTCTCACCAGGTGTGGGCTCAGTTTGATCGAGGGTGGTGTGGGTCGATCGGTGGTTGCTCTCGACGTGGATGTGGTGCGCACGCCCGCGGATATGGATCTGGCGCAGCGGTTGTTGCGCATCTCCGAGGCAGCAGAATATTGGCTCGATACCCACAAACCCTCGGTGGTGGCCATCGAGCGGGTGTTCGCGCAGCACAACGTCCGCACCGCCATGGGAACCGCGCAAGCCGGCGGAGTGATCGCGCTGGCGGCGGCCCGGCGGGGGATCGATGTCTGCTTCCATACCCCCAGTGAAGTCAAGGCTGCGGTCACCGGCAACGGTTCGGCCGACAAGGCCCAGGTCACTGCGATGGTCATGCGCATTCTCGGTCTGCAAACCGCCCCGACTCCGGCGGATGCCGCCGACGCCCTTGCGCTCGGCATCTGTCATTGCTGGAGAGCTCCGATGATCGCCCGGATGGCGAAAGCAGAAGCCATGGCGGCAGAACAGAAGCGCAAGTACGACGCGCGCCTGGCCGAGGAGCGTAAAGCTCGCGCCGTCGTTGCCCGCAGAATCGAAAAGATGGCCAAGAAAGAGGCGGGCGCACGATGA
- a CDS encoding YebC/PmpR family DNA-binding transcriptional regulator, whose amino-acid sequence MSGHSKWATTKHKKAVIDARRGKSFAKLIKNIEVAARTGGGDPTGNPTLFDAIQKAKKTSVPIDNIERARKRGAGEETGGADWQTIMYEGYGPNGVAILIECLTDNRNRAAGEVRVAMTRNGGNMADPGSVSYLFSRKGVVTLEKNGQSEDDVLMAVLEAGAEEVNDNGDTFEIVSEPTDLIAVRTALQEAGFDYDSAEASFQASVNVPVDADGARKVFKLIDALEDSDDVQNVWSNVDLSDEVMAELDEED is encoded by the coding sequence ATGAGCGGCCACTCAAAATGGGCCACCACCAAGCACAAGAAGGCGGTGATCGACGCCCGACGCGGCAAGTCTTTCGCCAAACTCATCAAGAACATCGAGGTGGCGGCCCGCACGGGTGGCGGTGACCCCACGGGCAACCCGACTCTCTTCGATGCCATCCAGAAGGCGAAGAAGACCTCGGTTCCGATCGACAACATCGAGCGGGCCCGTAAGCGCGGAGCAGGCGAAGAGACCGGTGGAGCCGACTGGCAGACCATCATGTACGAGGGCTACGGCCCCAACGGCGTGGCGATTCTGATCGAGTGCCTCACCGACAACCGCAACCGCGCCGCAGGCGAGGTACGCGTGGCGATGACGCGCAACGGCGGAAACATGGCAGACCCGGGATCGGTCTCGTACCTGTTCTCGCGCAAGGGCGTGGTGACGCTCGAGAAGAACGGTCAGAGTGAGGACGACGTCCTGATGGCCGTTCTCGAAGCCGGTGCCGAGGAAGTCAACGACAACGGCGACACGTTCGAGATCGTCAGCGAGCCGACGGACCTGATCGCAGTACGGACCGCTTTGCAGGAGGCCGGATTCGACTACGACTCGGCAGAGGCGAGTTTCCAGGCCTCGGTCAACGTTCCGGTGGACGCGGACGGCGCGCGCAAGGTGTTCAAGCTCATCGACGCGCTGGAAGACAGCGACGACGTGCAGAACGTCTGGTCCAACGTGGATCTGTCCGACGAGGTCATGGCCGAGCTCGACGAAGAGGACTGA
- the pdxT gene encoding pyridoxal 5'-phosphate synthase glutaminase subunit PdxT, giving the protein MTAPTIGVLALQGDVREHLAALESSGAHGITVRRPAELAQIDGLIIPGGESTTMSNLLGVFDLLDPLRARLAEGMPAYGSCAGMILLASEILDTRPDARYLDSLDITVRRNAFGRQVDSFETDLDVIDIDGGPVRAVFIRAPWVERVGEEVEVLATVPHGPAAGRVVAVRQNSVLATSFHPEVTGDDRVHRLFVDMVRRS; this is encoded by the coding sequence GTGACCGCTCCGACCATCGGAGTGCTGGCCCTGCAAGGCGATGTTCGCGAACATCTGGCAGCACTCGAGTCGAGTGGTGCGCACGGCATCACGGTGCGGCGTCCGGCCGAACTCGCACAGATCGACGGGCTGATCATCCCCGGCGGGGAATCGACGACCATGAGCAACCTGCTCGGCGTGTTCGATCTTCTCGACCCGTTGCGTGCCCGATTGGCCGAGGGTATGCCCGCCTACGGATCCTGCGCGGGCATGATCCTGCTGGCGTCCGAGATTCTCGATACCAGACCCGACGCGCGGTATCTGGACTCCCTCGATATCACCGTGCGGCGCAATGCTTTCGGCCGTCAGGTCGACTCCTTCGAGACCGATCTCGACGTCATCGACATCGACGGCGGCCCCGTACGAGCGGTGTTCATCAGGGCACCCTGGGTCGAGCGTGTCGGCGAAGAAGTCGAGGTCCTGGCCACCGTGCCCCATGGACCGGCTGCGGGGCGTGTGGTGGCCGTGAGGCAGAACTCGGTGCTGGCGACGAGCTTTCATCCCGAGGTCACCGGGGACGATCGTGTGCACCGACTCTTCGTCGACATGGTGCGCCGCAGTTAG
- a CDS encoding acyl-CoA thioesterase: MASIEDILELERIENDIYRGRTFPSRLPRTFGGQVAGQALVAAVRTVAPEFRVHSLHGYFLRPGNPNEPAVFMVDRIRDGRSFCTRRVTGIQHGKAIFTMSASFHGDDDGISHQDLMPEVVGPETLPDPTTLAEYDNSYYKEWSEWDIRLIPDGQTVKHPSFAAQQRVWFRYRDTLPDDQVFHVCALAYMSDMTLLGSAKVPHPDAVTQTASLDHALWFLRPFRADEWLLYDQTSPSADFGRALTQGRIFDTSGRLVAAVVQEGLMRYERDTSKPHVDPFGLK; the protein is encoded by the coding sequence ATGGCCAGTATCGAGGACATTCTCGAATTGGAACGGATCGAGAACGACATCTATCGGGGACGGACTTTCCCGAGTCGTCTACCCCGGACGTTCGGCGGCCAGGTTGCGGGCCAGGCGCTCGTCGCGGCGGTGCGCACAGTGGCCCCCGAGTTTCGTGTGCACTCGTTGCACGGCTATTTCCTGCGTCCGGGCAACCCCAACGAACCGGCCGTGTTCATGGTCGATCGAATCCGCGACGGACGGTCGTTCTGCACTCGCCGCGTCACCGGAATTCAGCACGGCAAAGCAATATTCACGATGTCCGCATCGTTCCACGGCGACGACGACGGTATTTCTCATCAGGACCTCATGCCCGAGGTCGTCGGCCCGGAGACTCTGCCCGATCCGACCACCCTCGCCGAGTACGACAACTCGTACTACAAGGAGTGGTCGGAATGGGACATCCGTCTCATTCCCGATGGTCAGACCGTCAAGCATCCGAGTTTCGCTGCGCAGCAACGCGTCTGGTTCCGCTATCGCGACACGTTGCCCGACGATCAGGTCTTCCACGTCTGCGCACTGGCGTACATGAGCGACATGACGCTGCTGGGTTCGGCCAAGGTGCCGCACCCGGACGCCGTCACTCAGACCGCCTCGCTCGACCACGCCCTGTGGTTCCTCCGACCGTTCCGTGCGGACGAGTGGTTGCTCTACGACCAGACGTCACCGTCGGCCGATTTCGGGCGAGCGCTGACTCAGGGCCGAATCTTCGACACTTCCGGCCGCCTGGTTGCCGCAGTCGTCCAGGAGGGCCTGATGCGCTACGAGCGGGACACCTCGAAACCGCACGTCGATCCCTTCGGTTTGAAGTGA
- the pdxS gene encoding pyridoxal 5'-phosphate synthase lyase subunit PdxS translates to MAEMLKGGVIMDVVTADQAKIAEDAGAVAVMALERVPADIRAQGGVSRMSDPDMIDSIISSVSIPVMAKARIGHFVEAQILQSLGVDYIDESEVLTPADYANHIDKWNFTVPFVCGATNLGEALRRITEGAAMIRSKGEAGTGDVSNATTHMRKIRDEIRRLTSLPEDELYVAAKELQAPYDLVVEIARAGKLPVTLFTAGGIATPADAAMMMQLGAEGVFVGSGIFKSGNPKERAEAIVKATTFFDDPDVLAKVSRGLGEAMVGINVDDLPVGHRLAERGW, encoded by the coding sequence ATGGCCGAGATGCTCAAGGGCGGCGTCATCATGGACGTGGTCACCGCCGATCAGGCCAAGATCGCCGAGGATGCCGGTGCCGTCGCCGTGATGGCTCTCGAGCGCGTTCCCGCCGACATCCGCGCCCAGGGTGGGGTGTCGCGTATGAGCGACCCCGACATGATCGACAGCATAATTTCTTCGGTGAGTATCCCGGTGATGGCCAAGGCACGCATCGGACACTTCGTCGAGGCGCAGATCCTGCAGAGCCTGGGCGTCGACTACATCGACGAGTCCGAGGTGCTCACCCCGGCCGACTACGCCAATCACATCGACAAGTGGAACTTCACCGTTCCTTTCGTCTGCGGTGCCACCAACCTGGGTGAGGCCCTGCGCCGAATCACCGAGGGTGCGGCCATGATTCGCTCCAAGGGTGAGGCCGGCACCGGTGACGTCTCGAATGCGACGACGCACATGCGCAAGATCCGCGACGAGATTCGCCGACTCACCTCGCTGCCCGAGGACGAGCTGTACGTGGCGGCGAAGGAACTGCAGGCACCGTACGACCTCGTCGTCGAGATCGCCAGGGCGGGCAAGCTGCCCGTCACGCTGTTCACGGCCGGCGGTATCGCTACCCCTGCCGATGCGGCGATGATGATGCAACTCGGCGCCGAAGGAGTGTTCGTCGGGTCGGGAATCTTCAAGTCCGGCAACCCGAAGGAGCGCGCCGAGGCAATCGTCAAGGCCACCACGTTCTTCGACGACCCCGACGTTCTCGCGAAGGTCTCGCGTGGCCTCGGTGAGGCGATGGTCGGCATCAATGTCGACGACCTCCCCGTCGGACACCGGCTCGCCGAGCGCGGTTGGTGA
- a CDS encoding NUDIX hydrolase, with protein MTLSAVTILVLGLIAVLILVVGLWAYGTANRLDRLHVRTDLAWQSLDAALARRAVVARAVSAATRDSVPSSRELAALADRAERADRSQREEAENAVSMALAVVEPNELPPQLVAELADAEARVLIARRFHNDAVRDTLALRIRRPVRWLHLGGTAALPSYFEIAERSAAATFGSENRATPRTSARVVLLDERGRVLLLRGHDPTVPDTFFWFTIGGAVEKGESLRDAAVREVHEETGLRVAAADLRGPLWRRVATFPFNGTLIRSEELFFAHRTQEFEPESAGFTDFERRTVTGHQWCTESDIRALSALGENVYPQDLAELLDEVNVALARRGDPDVRAIR; from the coding sequence ATGACCCTCTCTGCCGTCACAATTCTGGTGCTCGGGCTGATTGCAGTCCTGATTCTCGTCGTCGGTCTGTGGGCCTACGGGACGGCGAATCGACTCGATCGCTTGCACGTGCGCACCGACCTCGCGTGGCAGTCCCTCGACGCTGCACTCGCCCGCCGCGCCGTCGTCGCGCGTGCAGTGTCTGCGGCCACCCGCGACTCGGTGCCGTCGAGCAGAGAACTTGCCGCGCTGGCGGACCGAGCCGAGCGAGCCGACCGGTCGCAGCGAGAAGAAGCCGAGAACGCGGTATCGATGGCGCTCGCGGTCGTAGAACCGAATGAGCTTCCCCCGCAACTGGTTGCAGAATTGGCCGACGCCGAAGCTCGTGTACTGATTGCGCGGCGGTTCCACAACGATGCCGTGCGCGACACTCTGGCGTTGCGCATCCGTCGACCGGTCCGGTGGTTGCATCTCGGTGGAACGGCCGCACTGCCGTCGTACTTCGAGATCGCCGAGCGCTCGGCCGCCGCGACGTTCGGCAGCGAGAATCGGGCCACTCCGCGAACCTCCGCGCGAGTGGTGTTGCTCGACGAGCGTGGCCGCGTACTGCTGTTGCGGGGCCACGATCCGACAGTGCCCGATACCTTCTTCTGGTTCACGATCGGTGGGGCAGTGGAGAAGGGGGAATCGCTACGCGACGCAGCGGTGCGAGAAGTGCACGAAGAAACGGGTTTGCGCGTCGCCGCAGCCGATCTGCGCGGTCCGTTGTGGCGGCGAGTTGCCACGTTCCCGTTCAACGGAACCCTGATCAGGTCCGAGGAACTGTTCTTCGCGCACCGAACACAGGAGTTCGAGCCGGAGAGCGCCGGGTTCACCGACTTCGAGCGACGGACCGTGACCGGGCATCAGTGGTGCACCGAGTCCGACATCCGGGCGCTCAGCGCCCTCGGCGAGAACGTCTATCCTCAGGACCTGGCGGAACTGCTCGACGAGGTGAACGTGGCTCTCGCTCGACGCGGCGACCCGGACGTGCGCGCGATTCGGTAG